The DNA sequence AAGGATATGGACGGGGATTGGATCTCCGAGTGTTACGCACGATGAACGACTGGGCGACCGGAAAGTTGGCTCCCCAGCTCACGTTGCTCTTCGACGTCCCCGTCGCCGTCGGACTTGGTCGCCGCCGCGGCCACGCCGCCCCTCAAAATCGACTCGATCGAGAAGCCGAACGATTTCACAGGAAAATCCGCGCGGGATTTCAGGCGTTGGCACGACGAGAACCGCGACGCATCATGGTCATCGATTCCACTCAATCTCTGGAGTCTGTGGCGCAAACCGTGGAAAAACTGGTCATGAACTGGCTCAAGACTTATCGCACACGGACATCGAGACGCCGATAATCCATGCCTTTCGCCGATATCACAGGCCACGAGCAACCCATCTCCCTCCTTCAGGCGGCCTTGGGCAATGGACGCTTGGCCCATGCGTATCTGTTCCACGGCGAAACCAACATCGGCAAGTTGATGACCGCCGTGAGGCTGGCCCAAGCCCTCGACTGCGAGCAACCCTCTCAGACAGAGGCGCAGGACAGCTGCGGCCGGTGCCGATCTTGCCTGCAAATAGCCGCTCGAACGCACCCGGATTACTTCGTCATCGAGCCGGATCCGAAAGCCTCGACGCCGCAAATCAAAATCGAGCAAGTACGGGAGATCGAACAACAGTTCGTCTATCGCCCACTCATCG is a window from the Candidatus Nitrospira nitrificans genome containing:
- the tmk gene encoding dTMP kinase: MSRTSKKSTGIFITLEGGEGSGKTTHARRLCERLTTQGLDVLRTREPGGTLLAERLRSILLDQSAETIAPETEACLILAARRQHVDHVIKPALAQGKTVVCDRFSDSTMAYQGYGRGLDLRVLRTMNDWATGKLAPQLTLLFDVPVAVGLGRRRGHAAPQNRLDREAERFHRKIRAGFQALARREPRRIMVIDSTQSLESVAQTVEKLVMNWLKTYRTRTSRRR